In Zunongwangia sp. HGR-M22, the sequence AGTTATATGCTCAACAATTTAGTTGGACTGCAAGATATGCAGGTGAAGATAATACTCTAGGTGAGGCAAATGTTCGTTTCATAGAAGGAGTAAATACATTGGGGGTTGATAAAGAAGATTCTTATGCTCAGGATGATAAAGTTGTAAGAGAATTACATTTACCGGTCAATAAGCCAGTATTATTTAAATTAAGGTCTCAGGATGTATTGCACTCTGCTTATTTCCCTCATTTTAGAGCACAAATGAATGTTGTTCCTGGTATGATTACTCAGTTTGGTTTTACTCCAACAGTAACTACTGAAGAAATGAGGAATAACGATGATATGATCGATAAAGTAGATCATATAAATGAAATTAGGAAAGATAATGGAGATGACTCTTACGAATTTGATTACTTCTTACTATGTAATAAGATTTGTGGACAAGCCCATTATAACATGCAGATGAAGGTTGTTGTAGAGTCTGAAGCGGAATACGAAGCCTGGTTGGCCGAGCAAGGAACTTTCGAAGAATCAATGTCGCAAGAATAATTATTTTATTAAAGAACTAAAAGTATTATTTAAGATAT encodes:
- a CDS encoding cytochrome c oxidase subunit II encodes the protein MTVFLVIIVLALLAVTGWQISKIFELSKTPDADTSQVANNKDNENQGKLMIGFAVFLYLLMIFCFWSYTNVTLPEASSEHGSKYDNLMLISILLIMFVQIITQALLHFFAYKYRGAAGKKALFYADNDKLEFIWTIIPVIVLAGLIIYGLFTWTDIMSVNEDEDPIVIELYAQQFSWTARYAGEDNTLGEANVRFIEGVNTLGVDKEDSYAQDDKVVRELHLPVNKPVLFKLRSQDVLHSAYFPHFRAQMNVVPGMITQFGFTPTVTTEEMRNNDDMIDKVDHINEIRKDNGDDSYEFDYFLLCNKICGQAHYNMQMKVVVESEAEYEAWLAEQGTFEESMSQE